The following are encoded together in the Drosophila takahashii strain IR98-3 E-12201 chromosome X, DtakHiC1v2, whole genome shotgun sequence genome:
- the MCTS1 gene encoding malignant T-cell-amplified sequence 1 homolog, whose amino-acid sequence MFKKFEEKDSISSIQQLKSSVQKGIRAKLLEAYPKLETHIDLILPKKDSYRIAKCHDHIELLLNGAGEQVFFRHRDGPWMPTLRLLHKFPYFVTMQQVDKGAIRFVLSGANVMCPGLTSPGACMTPADKSTVVAIMAEGKEHALAIGLLTLSTQEILAKNKGIGIETYHFLNDGLWKSKPVK is encoded by the exons ATGTTCAAAAA GTTCGAGGAGAAGGACAGCATTTCGAGCATCCAGCAGCTGAAGTCGTCGGTGCAGAAGGGCATACGTGCCAAGTTGCTGGAGGCATATCCCAAGCTGGAGACGCACATCGACCTGATCCTGCCCAAGAAGGACTCGTACCGCATCGCCAAGTG CCATGACCACATCGAACTGCTGCTGAACGGAGCCGGCGAACAGGTGTTCTTCCGCCACCGCGATGGCCCCTGGATGCCCACGCTGCGGCTCCTGCACAAGTTCCCCTACTTCGTGACCATGCAGCAGGTGGACAAGGGCGCCATCCGGTTCGTCCTCAGCGGAGCGAACGTCATGTGTCCGGGCCTCACCTCGCCGGGCGCCTGCATGACGCCGGCGGACAAGAGCACCGTGGTGGCCATCATGGCCGAGGGCAAGGAGCACGCCCTGGCCATCGGACTCCTCACGCTATCCACACAGGAAAT TCTGGCGAAGAACAAGGGCATCGGCATCGAGACGTACCACTTCCTCAACGACGGCCTGTGGAAGTCGAAGCCCGTGAAGTAG
- the rux gene encoding cell cycle negative regulator roughex, which yields MNIPEQHAGTPLEVVHEFVKGVDDGTVRRDLAEDCILNFYSRNVRGVRAITGFLRSQLTNRYQHAGFDEAAAPSIGDELLLQERFGRAFDRERRRIYEQKEHEWTTTLHLRPESDDEEVIEQHPIAQITPPRPSSYALHSLKYVEAIGQLKRRGVLSYGGLDLGESCTVHLTLGYRTTQLPGSQVRGIEICLAVYDRGLTSLKRSTLAAPPSARSLPRRGNGRCNPSTDDEGEDLPSPPSSRRGVRRTLFTEENAEEEEDPDPNPAVQQEQPARQVETPERPQEEVISTLDSPRSSGSIYTPRKRQQPANGNEVAPKRTPGPQRMRF from the exons ATGAACATACCGGAGCAGCACG CGGGGACGCCCTTGGAGGTGGTCCATGAGTTTGTCAAGGGCGTGGACGACGGCACCGTGCGCCGCGACCTGGCCGAGGACTGCATCCTCAACTTCTACAGCCGCAATGTGCGGGGCGTGAGGGCGATCACTGGTTTTCTGCGTAGTCAGCTGACGAATCGCTACCAGCACGCGGGATTCGATGAGGCGGCGGCGCCCAGCATTGGCGACGAGCTGCTCCTGCAGGAGCGCTTCGGCAGAGCCTTCGACCGCGAGCGGCGTCGCATCTACGAGCAGAAGGAGCACGAGTGGACCACCACCCTGCATCTGCGTCCCGAgagcgacgacgaggaggtgATCGAGCAGCATCCCATAGCCCAGATCACGCCGCCGCGTCCCTCGAGCTACGCCCTGCATTCGCTGAAATATGTGGAGGCCATTGGCCAGCTGAAGAGACGCGGAGTACTCAGCTATGGCGGCCTGGACCTGGGCGAGTCCTGCACGGTCCACCTCACTCTGGGCTATCGCACCACCCAGCTGCCGGGCAGCCAAGTGCGCGGCATCGAGATCTGCCTGGCTGTCTACGACCGCGGGCTGACGAGCCTCAAGCGATCCACCTTGGCAGCTCCGCCGTCTGCTAGATCCCTTCCACGACGTGGCAATGGCCGCTGCAATCCGAGCACAGACGACGAGGGCGAGGACCTTCCTTCGCCACCGAGCAGCCGTCGTGGCGTCCGGCGTACGCTGTTCACAGAGGAGAACGCCGAGGAGGAAGAGGATCCCGACCCGAATCCCGCggtgcagcaggagcagccagCTCGACAGGTGGAGACACCGGAGagaccacaagaggaggttaTTAGTACCTTAGATTCCCCCCGATCATCAGGCAGCATCTATACACCAAGGAAACGCCAACAGCCAGCCAATGGCAACGAAGTGGCACCCAAACGCACGCCGGGACCACAGCGGATGCGTTTCTAG